The Aspergillus flavus chromosome 6, complete sequence nucleotide sequence AGAGGTGATTCGCTCTCAGACAAGAAGATTGGGGTGTGCCCGGAACCGCCGCGAAGCTTCCAGCATACGAAGGATGTGACGTATCCACAAAGCTCGAACTACCCTCAACAAAACAGCTGAGACCCCGAGATAGCCGAGCTGCACGTCTCCCCTCAGAAGCTTGACGGCTTACTCGCAAATAGTCCATGATAAGCATACTCACGGTTTTCATAGTCTGCTTGTCGGTGTCGGTCAGCCCATCATGGGGTTTAGTgtccaggatgaagaggcagccgatattgatattggtCTCCGTTGTCAGAGGGGTTCCTGCGTAGAATCGAAAGTTGGGTTTCTCACGCACAAAGGAAAGGCCCTTGTACTCGTCATGTTGGCTTAGATCATCGATGACCAAAAACTTGCAGTGgccttcctctttcttcgaGGGACCGAGCGCAACTGTAGCCTACACGAGAAAAGGTCTAATTAGTGAGTGGATATAGTGTTCCCGACAAGTGAGACATACCGCACACATCTTCCATGCCTCGGTAGAAATGGTGCTACAACCACTCCAGACCCCATCTCCTGACATCTCATGCTTATTTGATGTAGCGGTCGACCGCGTTGACTGTGCTAGGATAAATTGTGAGTTACGATCCGAGACACTAGATAGCACAATGATTAACTACCGCAGTTCAGTCAAGAACGGAACAGATCCCACGTACCTTATCAACACACGCTCGACATCCAGACGCAACGCTGCCAGCTGCGCGAAGGATGACAACGTCGTATTAGGATTGCCCAGGACCAGAGCCTCCTCTGGCACGACCGTAGATGCTGCGCCGGTGGAGCCTAGTAACGGTGGTTGCGAAGAGATTGACGGCGACGGAGGGGTAGCGAGGGACGAATCCTGGATTGGAGCCGAAGCTGAGAAAGGCGAGCTATTGCTGCTGGAGGTTCGGTTCCCACTGAGGACTCGTTCTGGTTGAAAGTAGCGATAGAGCTCACGAACTCGGCGACCGGTATTGTGATCATCGCTCCTGTGGTTGGACTCCATGGTTGTCGAGTACGAGATAACGACTGGAACGAGAGGGGATAAAGCACGAAAAGAGATTTAATCGTTTAAGGGTTTCAGTCGCACTCCATCGTCAGTCCTTTCTCTTAGGACAGACTGTTGTCGGTTGGATTGGGTGAGGCGCAAGGGAAGAGCCTCAAATCTGAAGACTCTTATGGATGTTACGGGGAAAAGGCGGAAAAGaccagagaaaaaaaaaaaaagagtaaacAAGGGCTGAAACCGGGGGGTCCAAAATGAGTTTTATGAATAATGTCCCAGACAGGAAACCGGTTTAATATGCAGGCCGCGGCATGTGCCAAGAGGCGGACAGCCGATGGAGCAGTTGTCGTGGCTTGAGGGTACAATCCCACGGTAAGGAAACAAAGactcgaaaaagaagggacAACATGTTGCCTCATATTGAAAGTTTTACTGGGTCAGTGGCGATGGGTGATCGCACAAATGACAAGGCCCAAACAggacgacatcatccacTTTGGGATGCCGAATTATATGGCCGTCCGGGCATGATGCTGGTTTGGTTCCCCGCGACGCCGGCTGATTGGAGGTACCTGTTAGCGACCATTGGCACGGCAAGGGGGGAAAACCTCAAGACCCATGCGATCTCAGATGGCTGAGCCGGAATTGTAGTCACGGTTATGATGATTGGGGACTcagtggaggaagatgatgaaacGACATCCGCCCAGCTTGTATTCTCACTGGATCACCTGCAGGAGCCACTAGGCTGCGTAGGGTAAGAGTGGAGCCTGCAGTTCCAGGCCACCCTGTTTTCGGTCCAAAATGCCACCACTGAACGTCCAGATCGACGCGTTGGCACCTTTAGCCCTTCCGCTCTATCGGAGAGCTCCGCGCCTTTTACTATTAACTCCTGTCATGCATGCACGATTCAATTTAATTCAATCGAGCTTGTCAATCTCACTGGCTGATGTTTTTGCCGATGATTTATCAACTGTGATCAGTTGCGTGTTAGTCCCTCGCTTGGCTTCGCTCTTGTTTTCTGCTCAAGTCCCTCTCGATCGCTGCCTCAGGCGGGGCGCCTGTCACGGGCCCTGACTAAGCGTTCTAGAATCCCAGGGATTCGCGGCGGTGTCCCGTGGTTCAGTTCCATTACGTCTTTCCAGCTAAGTCCTTGGGATATCATTAAGTAATGCACTATCAATCATGTGAGTTGCCTAAGATAGTTTCAGACAGATAAAGTTGATATCactctatactatatatatactagctCGCCATCTATATTGTACATCATGACGACGCAGGGACGTAACAATGCATATGTACTTCAACGCTCACATATGTCCAATCATAACTCATCAAAGGCGAAAGGAATACGACCGGCGAGCACCGTGTCTACCATTGCTCCATCAGGCGTTTCCGGACGGTCCACATCCGAAGCCGCTTGCCATAAATGTACATGGGGATCGTAAATAGAAGGAATCCCAGCTGAATTCCACCCAGGGCCAGGTATACCGTCTGAGTGCCTTGCGCATTTAGCCAGTCGACAATGAATAACGAGAAGATCAATCCGTGGAATACATCTGGAAACGGGTATTAGTTGACGGTGCCCATGGAGAGACAGCATGGAATCATAGTAAGGGAACTCACTCTTGCTCCAGTTCAGGGTCACCAATGCTTCGCCAGCATATTGACGATAACTGTCGACGCAGAATGTGATGGACGTCGTGCTACCCAGGCAGCATCCAAACGAAACTAAGCCGAAAAAGACGGTGGGCACGATCCACGCATTCTTCTCCTGAGCGCTCCATCCGAATCCCATAAGACCCGCCGTCGTCGAAAGTGCGATGGGGATCGCCATCACCAGCCGAAATTCCGGTTCGTAGACGCCGCCATTACGACGAGTCATATATCGGACTATCACATCGGAGACCTTTCCGGCCACGGCGGTCCCCAGTAAGCCTCCCACAAACGGTGAGATGTACACGAGTCCCACTTGCAAGGCCGTGAAATTGTAGGTGTCTCGCGTTTCATAGACTTTTGCGACGGACTCGGACAGGACAATTAACCATCCGACCGAGAGTGCATAAACAACTGCCGACCACAGCACGGCCGGGTAGGCAAATAGGATAAACGGGCGCACGGCCACTCGCATCCAGTTGTCGTGGGATATTCGACCGTTCCAGACCCGGAGATAGTGTAGGTATGGCATCTGAGGTCGCTCCCGAAGCCAATTCGTATAATGCATCGATCCATTCATCGGTGCGCCGGGATCAAGCGAATCGCTGCGGGCTGGAGACATGGCGGCCTGGCGGCCAACTCCCAGATCGGATGCACGCTCGGAGCCAAAAGCGGCAGGAGCTGGGGGGTGGAGAAACCCGTCGGCCTTTTCCGGATCAGCGTCGCGTGCGAAGTGTACATGGTCCTCGCCAGGAACATCCGGTGCGATTGAGACACGGTCATGGTCTGCCTCCGCCTCCTTTTCGTTAGGAGAGTGACCTTCCGCGTCAGGGTTCTCTACGAATCCGACATGGCccttcttggacttcttggGCAGCGCGGATTCGGTGTCAGCTTCCGGGGCATGATCTTCGAGTCGCTGTACATGCGTCGGGCGCCCGCGAATGCCATGAG carries:
- a CDS encoding MFS transporter: MSTTEATASPSEPPEAGSQRPSSGPWWKRVLKPSSANDVDFNQDNVNYRSKSTLGILSDKETDEVPGTVLLLSSNRNEPLGLRHQPQRTSRSSLPSPYPPSRSSSRTSVRGRPSKKKTADGRIVLEPQPEDSMNDPLNWPVWRRDAALLSLGFYCLMGGGMTPILAAGFTQVADTYDVSTQQVAYTTGLYMLGLGVGSVIMSPTAILYGKRPVYLLGATLFVISGVWCALSPNYPSLVIARVFQGIAVSPVECLPSATIAEIYFLHERAYRVGIYTLLLLGGKNLIPLVSAAIIGNLGWRWVFWIVSIVVGACLVLLFFFVPETFWDRTPRPRTRKRPHLYRSVSDLVSHGIRGRPTHVQRLEDHAPEADTESALPKKSKKGHVGFVENPDAEGHSPNEKEAEADHDRVSIAPDVPGEDHVHFARDADPEKADGFLHPPAPAAFGSERASDLGVGRQAAMSPARSDSLDPGAPMNGSMHYTNWLRERPQMPYLHYLRVWNGRISHDNWMRVAVRPFILFAYPAVLWSAVVYALSVGWLIVLSESVAKVYETRDTYNFTALQVGLVYISPFVGGLLGTAVAGKVSDVIVRYMTRRNGGVYEPEFRLVMAIPIALSTTAGLMGFGWSAQEKNAWIVPTVFFGLVSFGCCLGSTTSITFCVDSYRQYAGEALVTLNWSKNVFHGLIFSLFIVDWLNAQGTQTVYLALGGIQLGFLLFTIPMYIYGKRLRMWTVRKRLMEQW